In a genomic window of Occallatibacter riparius:
- a CDS encoding 3-keto-disaccharide hydrolase, producing MRIATRIAMTLVIAGAAGLASLAQGPNPDPDGPFLGRWDLTLKDAKAEYPSWIEIGKNDGKLTALFTGRWGNARPLPRIAIEGTQLTFVSPKEEEGATADMLFQGGRNGESLSGTVTGPDGTTWSWTGVKAPELKSTALPKWGKPIELFDGKDLKGWRQSKAGPPDWSVKDGSLITPGNGPEIISDKKFGDFKLHVEFNCGKESNSGIYLRGRYEVQIETDSQAEPPSHHTGGVYGFLEPKPEQARSPDAWQTFDITLIGRRVTVVQNGATVIDNQEIPGLTGGALDSHEGEPGPIYLQGSEKGHVLFRKITVTPAK from the coding sequence GTGAGAATCGCAACCCGCATTGCAATGACTCTCGTTATCGCCGGGGCCGCCGGCCTCGCATCGCTCGCGCAGGGCCCCAACCCAGATCCCGACGGCCCATTCCTCGGTCGTTGGGACCTCACTCTGAAAGATGCCAAGGCTGAGTATCCATCGTGGATCGAGATCGGCAAAAACGATGGCAAGCTGACAGCCCTGTTTACCGGGCGCTGGGGAAACGCGCGGCCGCTGCCACGCATCGCCATCGAAGGCACGCAGCTCACCTTCGTTTCGCCCAAGGAGGAAGAAGGCGCCACCGCTGACATGCTCTTCCAAGGGGGGCGCAACGGGGAGAGCCTTTCAGGAACCGTGACCGGCCCGGATGGAACCACCTGGTCGTGGACCGGCGTGAAAGCGCCGGAGCTCAAATCAACCGCATTACCCAAATGGGGCAAGCCGATAGAGCTGTTTGACGGCAAAGATCTGAAAGGATGGCGCCAGAGCAAGGCCGGACCGCCCGACTGGTCAGTGAAGGACGGCAGCCTGATCACTCCCGGGAACGGGCCGGAAATCATCAGCGACAAGAAGTTCGGCGACTTCAAGCTCCACGTCGAATTCAACTGCGGCAAGGAATCGAATTCCGGCATTTATCTGCGCGGTCGATATGAGGTGCAGATCGAGACCGATTCGCAAGCAGAGCCGCCCAGCCACCACACCGGCGGAGTGTATGGGTTCCTAGAGCCGAAGCCGGAGCAGGCGCGCAGCCCCGATGCCTGGCAGACCTTCGACATTACGCTCATTGGCCGGCGCGTCACCGTGGTTCAGAACGGGGCGACGGTGATCGACAATCAGGAGATTCCGGGGCTCACAGGCGGAGCGCTCGACAGCCATGAAGGCGAGCCCGGGCCCATCTACCTGCAGGGCAGCGAAAAGGGCCACGTGCTGTTCCGCAAGATCACCGTGACCCCTGCGAAATAA
- a CDS encoding Gfo/Idh/MocA family oxidoreductase: MIASGAIGELNLIEATMGRNDPTGAWEYPPPLDLSPQNLDWDTWLGTAPKKPFDPYAFARWRCWKEYGTGVAGDLLVHLISGMQVSLGINEVPKKASAFGGIYRWKDGRNMPDVHAVLFEYMGIPVYMRLSLGCEMGEVTRFQGSKGLIELREFSVTYAPQTGEDSAPSYYSGGFPAAMRAQYTKEWHEKHDPPPGQEPAPQTITINGNDYDDLRPHVWNFLEAVRSRKPVVQDAVFGHRAALACHMANESYFRGTPVQWDEASGSIKSMA; the protein is encoded by the coding sequence TTGATCGCTTCCGGCGCCATCGGCGAACTCAACCTGATTGAAGCCACCATGGGCCGCAACGATCCCACAGGCGCGTGGGAGTATCCGCCGCCGCTCGATCTTTCGCCGCAGAATCTCGACTGGGACACCTGGCTGGGCACCGCGCCGAAAAAGCCGTTCGATCCTTACGCGTTTGCGCGCTGGCGCTGCTGGAAAGAGTACGGAACCGGTGTGGCCGGCGATCTGCTGGTGCATCTTATCAGCGGCATGCAGGTGTCGCTCGGGATCAACGAAGTGCCCAAAAAGGCCTCGGCATTCGGCGGCATCTATCGCTGGAAGGACGGCCGCAACATGCCGGACGTGCATGCCGTGCTCTTCGAGTACATGGGGATTCCGGTCTACATGCGTTTGAGCCTGGGGTGCGAGATGGGCGAGGTAACGCGCTTCCAGGGATCGAAGGGGTTGATCGAGCTGCGGGAGTTCTCGGTGACCTATGCACCGCAGACCGGCGAGGACTCGGCGCCAAGCTACTACTCGGGCGGGTTTCCGGCGGCCATGCGCGCACAGTACACGAAGGAGTGGCACGAGAAGCACGATCCGCCGCCAGGCCAGGAGCCCGCTCCGCAGACTATTACTATCAACGGCAACGATTATGACGACCTGCGGCCACATGTTTGGAATTTTCTTGAAGCTGTCCGCTCGCGCAAGCCAGTGGTGCAGGATGCCGTCTTCGGCCATCGGGCGGCACTGGCCTGCCACATGGCCAACGAATCGTACTTTCGCGGAACGCCCGTCCAGTGGGATGAAGCTTCTGGGTCGATCAAATCAATGGCCTGA